One genomic region from Jilunia laotingensis encodes:
- a CDS encoding M3 family metallopeptidase, whose translation MRIKRTVIILAACCMMYSCATQTESNPFFTEFQTEYGVPPFDKIKLEHYEPAFLKGIEEENRNIEAIIESTEAPTFENTIVALDNSSPILDRVSAVFFNMADAETTDSLTELSIKLAPVLSEHSDNIVLNQELFKRINAVYQQKDDLNLTREQQRLLEKVYKDFVRAGANLPADKQARLREINKELSTLGITYSNNVLNENNAFQLFVDKEEDLAGLPEWFRQSAAEEAKAAGQEGKWLFTLHSASRLPFLQYSENRPLREKMYKAYINRGNNNDQNDNKKVITQIVALRLEKANLLGFDCYSNFVLDNTMAKNTATVMPFLNNLWSYALPKAKAEAAELQKLMDREGKGEKLAAWDWWYYTDKLRNEKYNLNEEEIKPYFKLENVREGAFAAANKLYGITLTKLQDIPVYHPDVEVFEVKSADGKQLGIFYVDYFPRPGKSGGAWMSNYREQQGDVRPIICNVASFTKPVGDTPSLLTIDEVETLFHEFGHALHGLLTQCVYKSTSGTNVLRDFVELPSQINEHWATEPEVLKMYAKHYQTGEVIPDSLINKILAQKTFNQGFMTTELLAAAILDMNLHNLTEVNNLDVVAYEKEAMNKLGLIPEIAPRYCTTNFTHIIGGYAAGYYGYLWANVLDNDAFEAFKEHGIFDKTTADLFRQNVLEKGDSEDPMVLYKNFRGAEPQLEPLLKNRGMN comes from the coding sequence ATGAGAATTAAAAGAACAGTAATCATTTTAGCCGCATGTTGTATGATGTACTCCTGTGCTACGCAAACGGAAAGCAATCCGTTTTTCACCGAGTTTCAAACCGAGTATGGCGTTCCTCCTTTCGACAAGATCAAGTTGGAACACTACGAACCTGCCTTCCTGAAAGGAATTGAAGAAGAGAATCGTAACATCGAAGCCATTATCGAATCGACGGAAGCCCCGACATTCGAAAACACAATCGTAGCACTCGACAACAGCTCACCTATCCTTGACCGGGTCAGTGCCGTCTTTTTCAACATGGCTGATGCGGAAACAACCGACTCCCTGACCGAACTCTCCATCAAGCTGGCTCCGGTTCTTTCGGAACATAGTGATAACATCGTACTGAACCAAGAGCTATTTAAAAGAATAAATGCCGTATACCAACAAAAAGACGACTTGAACCTCACAAGGGAGCAGCAGCGCCTGCTTGAAAAAGTTTATAAAGACTTTGTTCGTGCCGGTGCTAATCTTCCCGCAGACAAACAGGCGCGCTTGCGTGAAATCAACAAAGAGCTGTCCACCCTCGGCATTACATACAGCAACAATGTTTTGAATGAAAACAATGCATTCCAACTTTTTGTAGACAAAGAAGAAGACCTTGCCGGACTCCCAGAATGGTTCCGCCAGAGCGCTGCCGAGGAGGCCAAAGCCGCAGGACAGGAAGGTAAATGGCTGTTTACGTTGCACAGTGCAAGCCGCTTGCCATTCCTGCAATATTCGGAGAACCGCCCGTTACGCGAAAAGATGTATAAAGCTTATATCAATCGCGGAAACAATAACGATCAAAATGACAATAAAAAGGTCATCACTCAAATCGTAGCGCTCCGTTTGGAAAAAGCCAATTTATTAGGTTTCGACTGCTACTCCAACTTCGTTTTGGACAATACCATGGCGAAAAACACTGCCACCGTCATGCCATTCCTTAACAACCTGTGGAGTTATGCGCTTCCAAAAGCTAAAGCAGAAGCAGCAGAATTGCAAAAGTTGATGGACAGAGAAGGCAAAGGCGAGAAGCTGGCAGCTTGGGACTGGTGGTATTATACAGATAAACTGCGCAACGAGAAGTACAACCTGAATGAAGAGGAAATCAAACCCTACTTCAAACTGGAGAATGTCCGTGAAGGAGCTTTCGCTGCGGCCAACAAGCTGTATGGCATCACATTGACCAAACTACAAGATATCCCGGTATATCACCCCGATGTAGAAGTCTTTGAAGTAAAGAGTGCCGATGGCAAGCAACTGGGAATCTTCTACGTGGACTACTTCCCCCGCCCCGGCAAGAGCGGTGGCGCGTGGATGAGCAACTACCGCGAACAACAAGGTGACGTTCGCCCGATCATCTGTAATGTAGCCAGCTTCACAAAACCGGTCGGAGATACCCCTTCCCTGTTGACAATCGATGAAGTAGAGACACTGTTCCATGAATTCGGACATGCTCTTCACGGGCTATTAACTCAATGTGTCTATAAAAGCACCTCCGGCACCAACGTCCTCCGCGATTTTGTAGAATTACCTTCACAAATCAACGAACATTGGGCTACCGAACCGGAAGTACTGAAAATGTATGCCAAACATTACCAGACAGGTGAGGTCATTCCAGACTCTCTCATCAATAAGATCTTGGCACAGAAAACCTTTAATCAAGGATTTATGACTACTGAATTGTTGGCAGCCGCTATCCTAGACATGAATCTGCACAACCTGACCGAGGTAAACAATCTGGATGTCGTTGCTTATGAAAAAGAGGCAATGAATAAACTCGGACTTATCCCCGAGATCGCACCGCGTTATTGCACCACCAACTTCACTCACATTATTGGTGGATATGCTGCCGGATACTATGGTTACCTCTGGGCAAACGTATTGGACAACGATGCTTTTGAAGCCTTCAAAGAACATGGCATTTTCGACAAGACAACTGCCGACCTGTTCCGTCAGAACGTCCTAGAAAAAGGGGACAGCGAAGACCCGATGGTTCTCTATAAAAACTTCCGTGGAGCCGAACCCCAACTGGAACCACTGCTGAAAAACAGAGGAATGAATTAA
- a CDS encoding endonuclease/exonuclease/phosphatase family protein, with protein sequence MRHIGKVVAYLILAVNSFFAGMLLLTAYSPHIHPAVHPVESCLGLTFPIFLLINLCFMIFWLIVRYKYALLPLLAFVFCYPQIRTYLPVNFTTKTVPEGSIKILSYNIMGFGNLKKENGKNAILEYIRESDADIVCLQEYHTSTVASNRFIKEKEVQNELKAYPYRHVQPVGQGGTNQIAIYSRFPILSARKLGYKSNYNGSAIYELKVNEDTITLINNHLESNKLTLEDKEVYEDILKDPNTHNVKTGMRQLVGKLAEASAIRSFQADSIATAIAASKHPYIIVCGDFNDTPISYTHRKIAENLNDAFTESGRGLGISYNQNKFYFRIDNILISDNMKAYNCTVDRSIKDSDHYPIWCYVKIKK encoded by the coding sequence ATGAGACATATCGGAAAAGTAGTCGCTTATCTGATTTTAGCTGTCAACTCATTCTTTGCGGGAATGCTTTTACTGACAGCATACAGTCCCCATATCCATCCTGCGGTTCATCCGGTAGAATCGTGTCTGGGATTGACTTTTCCCATATTCCTGCTGATCAACCTTTGCTTTATGATATTCTGGTTGATCGTACGCTACAAATATGCTTTGTTACCGTTGTTGGCATTCGTATTCTGCTATCCGCAAATACGCACCTATCTGCCCGTCAACTTCACCACTAAGACGGTTCCGGAAGGAAGCATAAAGATACTTTCCTACAATATCATGGGATTCGGGAACTTGAAAAAGGAAAACGGCAAAAATGCGATCCTTGAATATATTCGAGAAAGCGATGCAGATATTGTTTGTTTGCAGGAATACCATACTTCGACAGTCGCTTCCAACCGATTCATCAAAGAAAAGGAAGTGCAGAACGAGCTGAAAGCTTATCCTTACCGGCACGTTCAACCTGTGGGGCAGGGAGGTACCAACCAGATAGCAATCTATTCAAGATTTCCAATTCTATCTGCACGCAAACTGGGCTATAAAAGCAACTACAACGGCTCGGCTATTTACGAATTGAAAGTCAATGAAGACACGATCACACTGATCAACAATCACCTGGAGTCGAACAAACTGACATTGGAAGATAAAGAAGTCTACGAAGATATATTGAAAGACCCCAACACACATAATGTAAAGACCGGAATGCGCCAACTTGTGGGTAAACTGGCCGAAGCATCTGCCATCCGTTCCTTTCAGGCGGATAGCATAGCCACAGCAATTGCAGCCTCAAAGCATCCGTACATCATTGTCTGCGGTGATTTCAACGACACTCCCATCTCTTACACCCACCGCAAGATTGCAGAAAACCTGAATGATGCTTTCACCGAATCCGGACGCGGGCTGGGAATCTCCTACAACCAGAACAAGTTCTATTTCCGGATAGACAACATACTCATCAGCGATAATATGAAAGCTTATAACTGCACGGTAGACCGTTCTATCAAAGATTCGGACCATTATCCGATCTGGTGTTATGTAAAAATCAAGAAATAA
- a CDS encoding rhomboid family protein translates to MGHIITDLKEAFRRGNVFIQLIYINVGVFIATTLINIILQLFNRSAAGIFDLLALPASFTRFILQPWSLFTYMFMHAGFLHILFNMLWLYWFGQLFLYFFSGKHLRGLYILGGICGGLLYMVSYNIFPYFRPFVEGSTMVGASASVLAIVVATAYREPNYPVRLFLFGNVRLKYLALIVVLTDLLFITSANAGGHIAHLGGALAGLWFASSLSKGTDITAWINKALDGIASLFSKKTWKHKPKMKVHYSNSGRQQDYDYNARKKAQSDEVDRILEKLKKSGYESLTTEEKKSLFDASKK, encoded by the coding sequence ATGGGACATATTATAACTGACCTTAAAGAGGCTTTCCGAAGAGGGAATGTTTTCATCCAACTGATTTATATCAATGTCGGTGTTTTCATAGCCACTACGTTGATCAATATCATCCTGCAACTCTTCAACAGAAGCGCGGCAGGCATATTCGACCTGTTGGCATTACCGGCCTCCTTCACCCGATTCATCCTACAGCCCTGGTCGTTGTTCACTTACATGTTCATGCATGCGGGATTCCTGCATATATTGTTCAATATGCTTTGGCTCTATTGGTTCGGGCAATTGTTCCTCTACTTCTTCTCAGGGAAACATCTACGCGGACTTTACATTCTCGGAGGAATCTGCGGTGGTTTGCTGTATATGGTTTCTTACAACATTTTCCCCTACTTCCGCCCCTTTGTTGAAGGATCGACCATGGTCGGTGCATCCGCTTCCGTACTGGCCATCGTAGTAGCAACGGCTTACCGTGAGCCGAATTACCCGGTTCGTCTTTTCCTTTTCGGAAACGTCCGGTTGAAGTACCTGGCTCTGATCGTGGTACTGACAGACCTTCTGTTCATCACCTCCGCCAATGCAGGCGGCCATATCGCACACCTTGGAGGAGCGCTTGCCGGACTATGGTTTGCCTCGAGCCTGAGCAAAGGCACCGATATCACAGCTTGGATCAATAAAGCATTGGACGGAATCGCTTCCCTTTTCAGCAAGAAGACCTGGAAACACAAGCCCAAGATGAAAGTACATTACAGCAACAGCGGCCGTCAGCAGGATTACGATTATAATGCACGCAAGAAAGCCCAGTCGGACGAGGTAGACCGCATTCTCGAGAAATTGAAGAAATCAGGATATGAGAGTCTCACGACCGAAGAGAAGAAGAGCCTCTTTGATGCAAGTAAAAAATAA
- a CDS encoding rhomboid family intramembrane serine protease encodes MPTVTKNLIIINVLVYLGTLVAQSYGIDLADYLGLHFFLAKDFNPAQLITYMFMHGGFTHLFFNMFAVWMFGRILEQVWGPKRFLFYYILCGIGAGLISILVTYIRMNILEAGMSPEAIATVFQEGLGVLQTNHNYIEPHMASLNLLLNTATVGASGAVYAILLAFGMLFPNQSLFIFPLPFPIKAKYFVIGYALLELYSGFANNPNDNVAHFAHLGGMIFGFILIMYWRKKNNNHGTYYN; translated from the coding sequence ATGCCAACAGTTACTAAAAACCTGATAATTATTAATGTACTGGTCTATTTAGGGACTCTCGTTGCCCAATCTTACGGCATAGACCTGGCGGACTATCTGGGACTTCATTTTTTTCTCGCCAAGGATTTCAACCCGGCACAGTTGATAACGTATATGTTCATGCACGGTGGGTTCACCCATCTTTTCTTCAACATGTTTGCCGTATGGATGTTTGGCCGGATTCTTGAACAAGTATGGGGGCCGAAACGTTTCTTGTTTTACTACATTCTTTGTGGTATCGGTGCAGGTTTGATCAGTATCCTCGTGACCTATATCCGTATGAATATATTGGAAGCCGGAATGAGTCCGGAAGCTATCGCTACCGTTTTTCAGGAAGGATTGGGAGTATTACAGACCAACCATAATTACATTGAACCACACATGGCAAGTCTGAATCTTCTTTTGAACACCGCTACCGTAGGAGCTTCAGGCGCCGTTTATGCCATTTTGCTGGCTTTCGGTATGTTGTTCCCCAATCAGAGCCTGTTCATCTTCCCGCTACCGTTCCCCATCAAGGCGAAATATTTCGTTATCGGATATGCATTACTTGAATTGTACTCCGGCTTTGCCAATAACCCCAATGATAATGTAGCCCATTTCGCCCATTTGGGAGGAATGATATTCGGATTCATCCTGATAATGTATTGGAGAAAAAAGAACAATAACCATGGGACATATTATAACTGA
- a CDS encoding HU family DNA-binding protein yields MNKAELISAIAAESGLNKADSKKALDAFVSSVINALKSGDKVSLVGFGTFSVAERAARTGINPSTKKAIEIPAKKVAKFKAGAELSYAVE; encoded by the coding sequence ATGAATAAAGCTGAACTTATTAGTGCTATTGCAGCAGAATCCGGCTTGAATAAAGCTGATTCTAAAAAAGCTCTCGATGCTTTTGTATCGTCCGTTATTAACGCTTTAAAAAGTGGTGACAAAGTTTCTTTGGTTGGTTTTGGTACATTCTCTGTTGCTGAAAGAGCTGCAAGAACCGGTATTAATCCGTCTACAAAAAAGGCTATTGAAATTCCGGCAAAGAAAGTTGCCAAGTTTAAAGCGGGTGCTGAACTCTCTTATGCTGTAGAATAA